The following proteins come from a genomic window of Candidatus Obscuribacter sp.:
- a CDS encoding type II toxin-antitoxin system MqsA family antitoxin, with amino-acid sequence MKCIACGKAKMVRETRDVKYTYKGHTKTISNVTGEFCPRCNESLHTEDEAEYLNSEMLAFTKAVNGAAVDPEFITETRKKLKLDQRQAAELFGGGANAFSRYETGKTKPPLALLQLFKLLDKHPDLIKEIWVKQPDMASATIPKSRLAKGKKLSL; translated from the coding sequence ATGAAGTGCATAGCCTGCGGAAAAGCCAAAATGGTTCGTGAAACGAGAGACGTTAAATACACATACAAAGGCCACACCAAAACAATTAGCAATGTCACTGGTGAATTTTGTCCCAGGTGTAATGAGTCACTTCATACAGAAGACGAAGCTGAATATCTAAATTCCGAGATGCTCGCCTTTACCAAAGCAGTAAATGGTGCTGCTGTAGATCCTGAATTCATCACAGAGACACGCAAGAAATTGAAACTCGATCAACGTCAGGCCGCCGAACTCTTCGGCGGAGGAGCAAATGCTTTTTCGCGCTATGAAACAGGCAAAACAAAGCCGCCGTTAGCGCTACTACAACTTTTCAAACTACTAGATAAACACCCAGACCTCATTAAGGAGATTTGGGTCAAGCAACCCGATATGGCATCAGCAACCATTCCTAAAAGCAGACTTGCCAAAGGCAAAAAACTCTCACTCTGA
- the katG gene encoding catalase/peroxidase HPI, producing MTSPKRLTRAITSLSLLCMANTVLIQDTHAADADKSTKPVASQCPVMSKDGNLRPTALGAYGNGDWWPNQLNLKILAQNSPMSNPMGKDYNYAEEFKKLDLEAVKKDINTLLTTSQEWWPADFGNYGPMFIRMAWHSAGTYRTADGRGGAGYGTQRFAPLNSWPDNVNLDKARRLVWPIKQKYGDKLSWADLMVLCGNVALENAGLKTFGFAGGRTDVFEPQEDIYWGPETTWLGDKRYTGSRQLENPLAAVQMGLIYVNPEGPNGKPDPLAAAKDIRETFDRMAMNDYETVALIAGGHTLGKTHGAGPAKYVGREPEGASIEEQGLGWKNSFGTGKGGDTIGSGLEGSWTSTPTKWSNGYFDNLYKYEWTLTKSPAGAYQWTPKEASAQGTVPDAHDPNKKHAPMMFTTDLALKMDPIYGPISKNFHEHPQELQEAFAKAWYKLTHRDMGPVTRCLGPLVAPPQLFQDPVPVVDHKLIDTQDITSLKGKLLSCGLTIPELVSLAWESASTFRGSDKRGGANGARIRLAPQKDWAVNNPAELAKALQALEKVQKEFNSAQSDGKKVSMADLIVLGGCAAVEAAAKNGGYSITVPFSPGRTDALLEQTDVKSFAALEPTTDGFRNYRGKNLDRPETQLLVNRAQLLTLTAPEMTVLVGGLRVLNTNQDHSKSGVFTAKPEALSNDFFVNLLDMNTKWQKSQANELVYEGIDRKSGKVKWTGSVVDLVFGSNSQLRAISEVYASDDAKEKFVKDFVAAWTKVMNLDRFDLDPSLASGTKKVASK from the coding sequence ATGACCTCACCAAAACGCCTAACACGTGCAATAACTAGCCTGTCACTGCTCTGCATGGCAAATACTGTACTTATACAGGATACACACGCAGCAGACGCAGATAAATCAACAAAACCAGTAGCTAGCCAGTGCCCGGTTATGTCAAAGGATGGCAATCTCCGCCCAACAGCGCTAGGGGCATATGGTAACGGCGACTGGTGGCCAAACCAGCTCAATCTCAAAATCCTCGCTCAAAACTCGCCCATGTCCAACCCTATGGGCAAGGACTACAACTACGCCGAAGAATTTAAAAAGCTCGACCTGGAAGCAGTCAAAAAAGATATCAATACACTTCTGACAACATCACAAGAATGGTGGCCAGCTGACTTTGGCAACTATGGACCGATGTTTATCCGCATGGCATGGCACAGTGCTGGCACATATCGCACAGCAGACGGACGTGGTGGCGCAGGCTACGGTACACAAAGATTTGCTCCACTTAATAGTTGGCCCGACAACGTCAATCTCGACAAGGCACGCAGACTGGTCTGGCCTATCAAACAAAAATACGGCGACAAACTATCATGGGCTGACCTGATGGTCCTCTGTGGCAACGTAGCTCTCGAAAACGCCGGTCTCAAGACCTTTGGTTTTGCTGGCGGTCGCACCGATGTTTTTGAACCACAAGAAGACATTTACTGGGGACCAGAAACCACCTGGCTCGGCGACAAACGCTACACCGGTAGTAGACAATTAGAAAACCCATTGGCAGCAGTACAAATGGGACTTATCTATGTCAATCCAGAGGGTCCAAACGGCAAACCAGATCCGCTCGCTGCCGCTAAAGACATCCGCGAGACTTTTGATCGCATGGCCATGAATGATTACGAAACAGTCGCCCTCATTGCTGGTGGACACACCCTGGGTAAAACTCACGGTGCTGGTCCAGCCAAATATGTGGGTCGCGAGCCTGAAGGCGCCAGCATCGAAGAGCAAGGCTTAGGCTGGAAAAACAGCTTTGGCACGGGCAAAGGTGGAGACACCATAGGCAGTGGACTGGAAGGCTCCTGGACATCCACTCCCACAAAGTGGTCGAATGGCTACTTTGACAATCTATATAAATACGAATGGACTCTGACAAAGAGCCCTGCTGGAGCCTATCAGTGGACACCTAAAGAAGCCTCAGCACAAGGCACCGTCCCTGATGCTCACGATCCAAATAAAAAGCATGCACCGATGATGTTCACGACAGACCTGGCGCTCAAAATGGATCCTATCTATGGTCCTATCTCTAAAAACTTCCACGAGCACCCTCAAGAGTTGCAAGAGGCTTTTGCAAAAGCCTGGTACAAACTGACACACCGCGATATGGGTCCAGTAACCAGATGCCTTGGTCCACTGGTAGCACCACCTCAGTTGTTTCAAGATCCAGTACCAGTTGTCGATCACAAATTAATCGATACCCAGGATATAACCAGCCTCAAGGGCAAACTTCTGAGTTGCGGACTGACCATCCCTGAGTTAGTTTCACTAGCCTGGGAATCAGCCTCTACTTTTCGCGGTAGCGACAAACGTGGTGGCGCCAATGGTGCGCGCATCCGACTTGCCCCACAAAAAGACTGGGCTGTAAATAATCCGGCAGAGCTTGCTAAAGCCTTGCAAGCACTAGAAAAAGTACAGAAGGAATTTAACAGCGCTCAAAGCGACGGAAAAAAGGTCTCCATGGCCGATTTGATTGTACTGGGTGGTTGTGCTGCTGTTGAAGCAGCCGCAAAAAATGGCGGATATTCAATCACAGTGCCATTCTCACCAGGTCGCACAGATGCTCTATTGGAGCAGACTGATGTCAAATCATTTGCTGCACTGGAACCTACCACCGATGGATTCCGCAACTACCGGGGCAAAAATCTCGATAGACCTGAGACACAGTTGCTAGTCAATAGAGCACAACTGCTCACGTTGACGGCTCCTGAGATGACAGTATTGGTCGGTGGTCTGCGTGTCCTCAACACCAATCAAGATCACTCCAAAAGCGGTGTATTTACAGCCAAGCCAGAAGCTCTCTCCAATGACTTTTTTGTCAATTTGCTTGATATGAATACAAAATGGCAAAAGTCTCAAGCTAACGAGCTTGTCTACGAAGGCATTGATCGCAAAAGCGGCAAGGTCAAATGGACTGGCAGTGTAGTGGATCTGGTGTTTGGCTCCAACTCACAGCTCAGAGCAATCTCTGAAGTCTATGCCAGTGATGATGCCAAAGAAAAGTTTGTCAAAGACTTTGTGGCAGCCTGGACAAAAGTAATGAATTTGGATCGCTTTGATTTAGATCCATCACTAGCATCCGGCACCAAAAAGGTCGCAAGCAAATAA
- a CDS encoding phosphotransferase, with translation MNASRWETLKQWGEDATRIEPLTGGVANDVWSVRINGQLAVGRLGNRSDEDLTWETELLQHLDRAGLNVPVPIPTMDGRLFADGLVVMTYLEGGPPSTESDWRRVADTLRQLHKLTQGWPQRPGWRSSTDLLHAKTGTKINLDAMPPEGVARCRAAWQRLIGRPTCVVHGNPTNPSNIIMTSNQVALIDWDESHVDVPDLDLVLPHNAGALDKDALDVASQASAAWEAAVCWDDDYAVRRLAEVRSV, from the coding sequence ATGAACGCATCGAGATGGGAGACACTCAAGCAGTGGGGCGAAGATGCAACTCGCATCGAACCACTCACTGGCGGGGTCGCCAACGACGTGTGGAGCGTGCGCATTAACGGGCAACTTGCGGTCGGTCGTCTCGGTAATAGGAGCGACGAGGATCTCACATGGGAGACCGAGCTCCTCCAACATCTCGACCGTGCAGGGCTTAATGTGCCGGTACCGATTCCAACAATGGATGGGCGACTGTTTGCCGATGGTCTTGTAGTGATGACATATTTGGAGGGCGGTCCGCCCAGCACAGAGTCCGACTGGCGTCGCGTGGCCGACACACTTCGCCAGCTGCATAAATTGACGCAGGGCTGGCCGCAGCGCCCAGGTTGGCGATCATCAACCGACCTCCTGCACGCCAAAACCGGTACAAAGATCAATCTCGACGCGATGCCACCTGAAGGCGTTGCACGGTGCCGAGCAGCGTGGCAGCGACTAATTGGACGTCCGACATGCGTCGTGCATGGCAATCCCACCAATCCTAGCAATATCATCATGACCTCAAATCAGGTGGCATTAATCGACTGGGATGAGTCACACGTCGACGTGCCCGACCTTGATTTAGTCCTACCACACAACGCCGGCGCTCTCGACAAAGACGCACTGGACGTCGCCAGCCAAGCATCGGCCGCATGGGAAGCCGCTGTTTGCTGGGATGACGACTACGCAGTGAGGAGACTTGCCGAAGTAAGATCAGTCTGA
- a CDS encoding EamA family transporter encodes MESKIKPGVLQIAGAFLAVYLIWGSTYLAIRFAIDTIPPLMMVGARFVLAGIPLYGILRLMGAPRPSLAEWRVAGLLGVLLLSVGTGGIAISEKSVPSGLVSLLVALVPVYVAVLEWMFSGFKKLNKYSVIGLGVSTIGIFILVGPTMFSKVGNSMDNLFGIFVVLFSSLSWALGTVISRKLERPRSSMLGAAMQMMTGGVFLLVAAFVMGEHNGLDLAKISSQSLIAFAYLTVFGSIAGYSAYTWLLKHLSPDKVSTYAYVNPVVAVLLGWIILGEPVGPMTVAAACTILSGVGLISLGATNTTLATATGSYRRVVRKTSQLLKLR; translated from the coding sequence ATGGAATCCAAAATCAAACCAGGCGTTTTACAAATAGCAGGAGCTTTTTTAGCCGTATACCTTATATGGGGTTCGACTTATCTGGCTATTCGCTTTGCCATCGATACAATTCCTCCGCTGATGATGGTTGGCGCTCGCTTTGTCCTGGCTGGTATTCCACTTTATGGCATCCTCAGGCTTATGGGGGCGCCCAGACCTTCTCTAGCTGAGTGGCGCGTGGCGGGGCTTTTGGGTGTGCTCCTGCTCAGTGTCGGCACTGGCGGTATCGCTATCTCCGAAAAGTCTGTGCCCTCTGGTCTGGTCAGTTTGCTTGTGGCTCTTGTGCCAGTCTATGTAGCTGTATTGGAGTGGATGTTTAGCGGTTTTAAAAAGCTCAATAAATACTCGGTGATAGGGCTCGGCGTCAGTACCATCGGTATCTTTATATTGGTTGGTCCGACCATGTTTAGCAAAGTCGGCAATAGTATGGACAATCTCTTTGGTATTTTTGTGGTGCTCTTTAGCTCACTGAGCTGGGCGCTTGGCACAGTGATTTCGCGCAAGCTTGAGCGTCCTCGCTCCAGTATGCTGGGAGCGGCGATGCAGATGATGACTGGTGGTGTGTTTTTGCTGGTGGCAGCGTTTGTCATGGGTGAGCACAATGGTCTTGATCTGGCTAAAATCTCCAGTCAATCGCTTATTGCATTTGCCTACCTCACTGTGTTTGGCTCGATTGCTGGATACTCTGCATATACATGGTTGCTCAAGCACTTGAGTCCAGACAAAGTCTCGACCTATGCTTATGTCAATCCTGTTGTCGCTGTGTTGCTTGGCTGGATCATACTTGGTGAGCCAGTGGGACCAATGACCGTGGCCGCTGCTTGCACCATCCTCAGTGGCGTTGGATTAATCAGTCTTGGTGCTACTAACACTACTCTTGCGACTGCTACTGGTAGTTATCGTCGAGTGGTGCGTAAAACGAGTCAATTGCTTAAGTTGAGATAA
- a CDS encoding Lrp/AsnC family transcriptional regulator encodes MDEIDLKLLALLQQDSKQKYADLATTLNLSAPSVHARVKKMEQSGIIEGYRVCVDSNKLGLKLCAFVRVTTEGIGSELGKTLFRFKEVEEVHCVAGEECLLLKVRTADTSSLSDLLDEIRRVKGVRKTITSIVLSTLLSRVVLPEPESVSA; translated from the coding sequence ATGGACGAAATTGACCTAAAACTATTAGCCTTATTGCAACAAGACTCTAAACAAAAGTATGCAGATCTGGCCACAACCCTAAATCTATCGGCGCCGTCAGTTCACGCTAGAGTCAAAAAAATGGAGCAGTCGGGCATTATCGAAGGCTACCGTGTTTGTGTCGACTCCAATAAGCTCGGACTCAAGCTCTGTGCCTTTGTCCGGGTTACCACCGAAGGCATTGGCTCGGAATTAGGCAAAACACTCTTTCGCTTTAAAGAAGTAGAGGAAGTGCACTGTGTAGCAGGCGAAGAATGTCTCCTGCTCAAAGTACGCACAGCCGACACCAGCAGTCTCTCTGATTTGCTAGATGAAATCAGACGAGTCAAAGGTGTACGCAAGACAATTACATCTATTGTCCTATCTACATTGCTCTCCCGTGTGGTCCTGCCAGAGCCCGAATCAGTCAGCGCCTAG
- a CDS encoding SRPBCC family protein: MNTATKLLESHSIIIEATKDAVWQKLMDVASWPTWDTGMESTSFDKPLEAGSKGQIKLKNGPTVELRITELQIGRFYTSEFDMLGTTFVFEHVLEPVDALRIKLTFNIKAHGLTSAVTGAMAQNSMQLSIWMSNFAKTLDHPDSNRYGGLC; encoded by the coding sequence ATGAATACAGCGACCAAATTACTCGAAAGCCATAGCATCATCATCGAGGCTACAAAAGATGCCGTTTGGCAAAAACTGATGGACGTGGCGAGCTGGCCTACCTGGGATACCGGTATGGAGTCAACCAGTTTTGACAAGCCGTTAGAGGCAGGCTCCAAAGGTCAGATCAAACTAAAAAATGGTCCCACAGTGGAGTTGCGCATCACTGAGTTGCAAATTGGTCGCTTTTATACAAGCGAGTTTGACATGCTCGGTACTACTTTTGTCTTTGAGCATGTGCTCGAGCCTGTCGATGCTCTGCGCATCAAGCTGACCTTTAATATCAAGGCCCACGGGCTGACCAGCGCGGTCACCGGGGCAATGGCGCAAAACTCGATGCAGTTATCTATATGGATGTCTAACTTTGCTAAGACTCTTGACCATCCCGACTCTAACCGTTATGGCGGACTTTGCTAG
- a CDS encoding cation:proton antiporter yields the protein MPELSLIKDLAIIWACALIAGHICLRLKQPVLAGYMVTGIIVGPHCLKLIGDTKQIEVLAEFGVAMLLFALGVDLSIKQIAASAGRLIAVGASQLFFTTLVFATGAYLLKLSTSPAQAFLFGCVCAISSSVVISKMLSDRGEADSIHGRILIPLSLLQDLSLVLIIPFLPILASSGHGDGSLQEVGISALKAVGFIAFIVFGATRLLPSLLAQAARSNSRELFLLTLIVLCLFIALLSDRLGLSIALGAFLAGIMISESVFAHQALHDVQPLRDLFSVVFFVSVGMLLEPTFIFAHSLEVFVFVTCLITGKLLIGAGSALFATKNFRSAWLVGAGLAQIGEFSFILLTLGRSLGLISDYMYNLFFAGAVTSLIVSPSLMALVPKLLHRAGMLSGTKTLKHENQTSGYSERLKDHVIICGFGRVGRNLGMVLSAYQIPYIVIELNAGIIEDLAMKGTPHIYGDSTSPLVMIKANIKDAACLVLTMPDPSAIMAVTGFARERNQNVKIIARAHRQDDIGAFRERGANAVVQPEFEASIEITRLALHSRNRPQEEIEQALTRIRAQRYQELTPDFIEEERTQVYMSLDENQLGLWFINNFDKVTGKSPADLNVRKLTGVTITAVKRDSKTFAYPSPAMALQSGDELYAVGTSEQLTRFEQIFQLQRFSPLMTG from the coding sequence ATGCCTGAGCTATCTTTGATCAAGGATCTAGCTATCATTTGGGCCTGTGCTCTCATAGCTGGACATATCTGCCTGAGACTCAAACAACCGGTCCTGGCTGGCTATATGGTGACCGGTATAATTGTCGGACCACACTGTCTTAAATTAATTGGTGACACAAAACAAATCGAGGTCCTGGCCGAATTTGGCGTAGCCATGCTGCTATTTGCACTAGGCGTGGACCTCTCAATCAAACAAATTGCCGCCAGTGCAGGACGCCTCATCGCAGTTGGTGCCAGCCAGTTATTTTTTACCACCCTGGTTTTTGCCACTGGTGCCTATTTACTCAAACTCAGTACCAGTCCAGCCCAGGCCTTTTTGTTTGGCTGTGTTTGCGCCATATCAAGTAGCGTCGTCATCTCCAAAATGCTCTCCGATAGAGGAGAGGCCGACTCAATTCACGGACGCATATTGATACCACTCTCTTTGCTGCAAGATCTGTCGCTTGTATTGATCATTCCATTTTTGCCCATACTGGCAAGCTCAGGTCATGGTGATGGCAGTCTGCAAGAAGTAGGAATATCAGCGCTAAAGGCAGTAGGTTTTATCGCCTTTATTGTTTTTGGCGCCACCAGACTTTTGCCCAGCCTGCTAGCCCAGGCGGCTCGCTCCAATAGCCGTGAATTATTTTTGCTCACACTGATTGTGCTCTGCCTTTTTATTGCGCTACTTAGCGACCGCCTCGGTCTCTCGATTGCACTTGGGGCATTCCTGGCGGGCATCATGATCAGCGAGTCGGTATTTGCGCACCAGGCACTGCACGACGTGCAGCCACTGAGAGATTTATTTAGTGTTGTATTTTTTGTCTCAGTCGGCATGCTACTGGAGCCTACTTTTATTTTTGCTCACAGCCTTGAGGTCTTTGTTTTTGTTACCTGCCTAATCACAGGCAAGCTTCTAATTGGTGCAGGCTCAGCTCTCTTTGCCACCAAAAACTTCCGCAGCGCCTGGCTTGTGGGAGCAGGACTGGCACAAATAGGAGAGTTTAGCTTTATCCTCCTCACCTTAGGTCGCAGCCTGGGGCTTATCTCAGACTATATGTACAATCTGTTTTTTGCAGGAGCTGTAACCAGTCTCATCGTCAGCCCATCACTGATGGCACTGGTGCCAAAGCTCTTACATAGAGCAGGCATGCTTAGCGGCACCAAAACACTCAAACACGAAAATCAAACCAGCGGCTATTCAGAACGCCTCAAAGACCACGTCATTATTTGTGGTTTTGGCAGAGTAGGACGCAATCTAGGCATGGTACTCTCGGCCTATCAAATACCTTACATAGTAATTGAATTAAATGCTGGCATCATCGAAGACCTGGCCATGAAGGGTACGCCGCACATATACGGCGACTCAACAAGCCCGCTTGTGATGATCAAAGCCAATATCAAAGATGCCGCCTGCCTGGTCTTAACCATGCCAGACCCATCAGCAATCATGGCAGTGACTGGCTTTGCCAGAGAGCGCAACCAAAATGTCAAAATCATTGCCCGAGCACACAGACAGGATGACATTGGCGCATTTAGAGAGCGCGGTGCCAATGCTGTTGTACAGCCCGAATTTGAAGCCAGCATCGAAATCACCAGACTGGCATTGCATAGCCGCAATCGTCCCCAGGAAGAAATCGAACAAGCATTAACACGCATCCGGGCTCAGCGCTACCAGGAGCTAACGCCGGACTTTATCGAAGAAGAGCGTACACAAGTCTATATGTCGCTTGACGAAAACCAGCTTGGACTGTGGTTTATCAACAACTTTGATAAAGTCACAGGCAAATCTCCTGCCGACTTAAATGTGCGCAAATTGACCGGTGTCACAATTACAGCAGTAAAGAGAGACAGCAAAACATTTGCCTATCCCTCTCCTGCCATGGCTCTGCAATCGGGAGATGAGCTTTATGCAGTGGGCACCAGCGAGCAATTAACCCGCTTTGAGCAGATCTTCCAGTTGCAGCGCTTCTCGCCACTAATGACAGGTTAG
- a CDS encoding PDZ domain-containing protein — translation MSYSRIPATILSKSIEWGKPALAGLALLSMTFLHLPAVCAEGPQLQTAVPSFDSIEPAPSKPSVLKGGVTHRHSAIKKQPVKKKVLSSSADRGDSGLAALRAQADAEKLLKQKAAIQENAQKFEFKLDRSIGIIGVKFYKYPGTPPVINRVFMGTPAWTSGLMVNDAIVAVDGVPTFNLSKDQCYDLIVGTPNTPVTISVKRRSGFEAKSMNRMDFNDIPDVRVREDYLRSL, via the coding sequence ATGTCTTACTCTCGGATACCGGCAACTATTCTTTCCAAGAGCATCGAGTGGGGCAAGCCCGCTCTAGCCGGACTTGCACTTTTGTCTATGACCTTTTTGCATCTGCCGGCAGTGTGCGCTGAGGGTCCACAATTACAAACTGCTGTGCCATCCTTTGATAGCATTGAGCCAGCTCCGAGTAAGCCATCGGTGCTCAAAGGTGGCGTAACACACCGCCACAGTGCCATCAAAAAGCAGCCAGTCAAAAAGAAAGTACTGAGCTCCAGTGCCGATCGTGGTGATAGCGGACTGGCAGCACTGCGTGCCCAGGCCGATGCGGAGAAGTTGCTCAAACAAAAGGCTGCCATCCAGGAAAACGCTCAAAAATTTGAGTTTAAGTTGGACCGCTCGATAGGCATAATTGGCGTCAAGTTTTATAAGTATCCAGGCACTCCACCGGTCATCAACCGGGTCTTTATGGGCACACCGGCCTGGACCTCGGGGCTCATGGTCAATGATGCCATCGTGGCAGTAGATGGAGTGCCGACTTTTAATCTCTCCAAAGATCAGTGCTATGACCTGATTGTCGGTACGCCCAACACACCGGTCACGATATCGGTCAAGCGGCGCTCAGGCTTTGAGGCAAAAAGCATGAATCGCATGGATTTTAACGATATACCTGATGTCAGAGTGAGAGAGGACTATCTGCGCAGTCTCTAG
- the mdh gene encoding malate dehydrogenase, whose amino-acid sequence MAKVTVVGSGFVGATVAQNLADRDIADVCLVDVIEGMPQGKSLDMMQAASVHGFDRKMVGSNDYADTKGSDIIVITAGIARKPGMSRDDLLKTNANIVQTVCKETIKHSPDAIYIVVTNPLDVMTYLTWKTTKLPASRVIGMAGVLDSARFQAFIAMETGFSVQDVRAMVLGGHGDLMVPLTRCATVNGIPISNFLSQEKIDAMVKRTQNGGLEIVNLLKSGSAYYAPGSSVVQMVEAILKDQNRLLPCAVLAEGEYGLKDVYIGMPAVLGKQGVKQIVELKLEKEEAEALKKSAESIKENIDLMNKLMVAV is encoded by the coding sequence ATGGCGAAAGTAACAGTTGTTGGATCAGGCTTTGTAGGCGCAACAGTCGCCCAGAACCTGGCAGATAGAGACATTGCCGACGTATGCCTGGTAGATGTCATCGAAGGCATGCCCCAGGGCAAGTCCCTTGACATGATGCAAGCTGCATCAGTCCACGGTTTTGACCGCAAGATGGTCGGCTCCAATGATTACGCCGATACCAAAGGCTCAGATATCATCGTTATCACCGCCGGTATCGCCCGCAAACCAGGTATGTCACGCGACGACCTCCTCAAAACCAATGCCAACATTGTCCAAACCGTTTGCAAAGAGACAATCAAGCATTCACCAGACGCTATTTACATCGTAGTGACCAACCCACTCGATGTCATGACCTACCTCACCTGGAAGACCACCAAACTTCCCGCCTCCCGCGTTATCGGTATGGCCGGCGTATTGGATTCAGCTCGCTTCCAAGCTTTCATCGCCATGGAAACAGGCTTCTCAGTACAAGACGTCAGAGCCATGGTGCTCGGCGGTCACGGCGATTTGATGGTGCCTCTAACCCGTTGCGCCACTGTTAATGGCATTCCAATCAGCAATTTCCTCAGCCAGGAAAAAATTGACGCCATGGTCAAGCGCACCCAAAACGGCGGTCTCGAAATCGTCAACTTGCTCAAATCAGGCAGCGCCTACTACGCTCCAGGCTCATCTGTAGTGCAAATGGTAGAAGCCATCCTCAAAGACCAAAATCGCCTCCTGCCTTGCGCAGTGCTGGCCGAAGGTGAATACGGTCTCAAAGATGTCTATATCGGTATGCCCGCAGTCCTCGGCAAACAAGGCGTCAAGCAGATTGTTGAGCTAAAACTAGAAAAAGAAGAAGCAGAAGCCCTGAAGAAGTCTGCTGAATCAATCAAAGAAAACATCGATTTGATGAACAAGCTCATGGTAGCTGTCTAA
- a CDS encoding nuclear transport factor 2 family protein, whose translation MTKSLLLLVAATISLAPQVLAKGDSDSAATESEASTQATNASDFAIDEDKAHPVERKEIENLLTNLETVWNRHDLEAVMNNYADEYINNDGIDKGTVRKLTKEFWETYPDVHSTSSTKHIRVDGVYATVDSRDIATGTTAKEFQSIKSKGELQSLSEGQLYLKRIGTGWKIIGDRIDFEKVKVAFGLAKQLNASFTAPEQIKSGKSFTAKLEVSLPPGLNAVGSISNQPLKYPQVSGPDTPRVLESATLERVMNANIENCNELLTARVLLTNPTRDKVLGVQVFTRRLNVVPEMRPENVIGLSAAAKAELNKEAASASTSASENKDKAEQKKEAGEAKKEAAPGELPRSGGIGDVIKSRESVKETIKNKEEPGSEHPPDVVSPTSPIKDK comes from the coding sequence TTGACAAAAAGCTTGCTCTTACTCGTTGCGGCCACAATCAGCCTGGCGCCACAAGTCCTAGCCAAAGGCGATAGCGACAGCGCTGCCACAGAGTCCGAAGCCAGTACCCAAGCCACTAATGCCTCCGACTTTGCCATCGACGAAGACAAAGCTCATCCAGTCGAACGCAAAGAAATCGAAAACTTGCTTACCAACCTGGAAACAGTCTGGAATCGTCACGACCTTGAAGCTGTGATGAACAATTATGCCGATGAATACATCAATAACGATGGCATCGACAAAGGCACAGTGCGCAAGCTCACCAAAGAATTCTGGGAAACATATCCCGATGTCCACTCTACTTCGTCCACCAAACATATCCGTGTCGATGGTGTTTACGCCACAGTCGACAGCCGCGATATAGCGACAGGCACCACTGCCAAAGAATTTCAATCAATCAAAAGCAAAGGCGAATTGCAATCACTATCTGAAGGTCAGCTCTATCTCAAAAGGATTGGCACTGGCTGGAAAATCATTGGTGATCGCATCGACTTTGAAAAAGTAAAAGTGGCCTTTGGCCTGGCTAAACAACTAAACGCCAGCTTTACTGCCCCAGAACAAATCAAGTCTGGTAAATCATTTACCGCCAAACTCGAAGTCTCATTGCCACCCGGTCTCAATGCCGTAGGCTCGATCAGCAATCAACCACTCAAGTACCCTCAAGTGTCTGGACCAGACACACCACGTGTACTGGAGAGCGCCACACTTGAGCGCGTCATGAACGCCAACATCGAAAACTGCAATGAGCTACTCACAGCTCGTGTGCTTTTGACCAACCCCACAAGAGACAAAGTACTCGGTGTCCAGGTCTTTACCCGCCGCCTCAATGTAGTCCCCGAGATGCGTCCCGAAAACGTCATTGGACTTAGCGCCGCTGCCAAAGCCGAACTAAACAAAGAAGCTGCTAGTGCCAGTACTAGCGCAAGCGAAAACAAAGACAAAGCCGAACAGAAGAAAGAAGCTGGCGAAGCAAAAAAAGAAGCAGCTCCTGGTGAATTACCCAGATCTGGTGGTATCGGCGACGTGATCAAAAGCAGAGAATCAGTCAAAGAGACAATCAAAAACAAAGAAGAGCCCGGCTCAGAACATCCACCAGATGTGGTATCACCAACCTCACCGATAAAAGACAAATAA